In Perca fluviatilis chromosome 3, GENO_Pfluv_1.0, whole genome shotgun sequence, the following proteins share a genomic window:
- the vps35 gene encoding vacuolar protein sorting-associated protein 35: MPTTQQSPQDEQEKLLDEAVQAVKVQSFQMKRCLDKNKLMDALKHASNMLGELRTSMLSPKSYYELYMAISDELHYLEVYLTDEFAKGRKVADLYELVQYAGNIIPRLYLLITVGVVYVRSFPQSRKDILKDLVEMCRGVQHPLRGLFLRNYLLQCTRNILPDDGEQPEGTEEMTGDINDSIDFVLLNFAEMNKLWVRMQHQGHSRDREKREKERQELRILVGTNLVRLSQLEGVNVDKYKQIVLSGVLEQVVNCRDSLAQEYLMECIIQVFPDEFHLQTLNPFLRSCAELHQHVNVKNIIIALIDRLALFAHREDGPGIPSEIKLFDIFSQQVATVIQSRQDMPSEDVVSLQVSLINLAIKCYPDRVDYVDKVLESTVEIFNKLNLEHIATSSAVSKELTRLLKIPVDTYNNILTVLQLKHFPPLFEYFDYESRKSMSCYVLSNTLDYNTTILEQEQVDAILSLVSTLIQDQPDQPADDPDPEDFAEEQSLVGRFIHLLHSEDPDQQYLILNTARKHFGAGGNLRIRYTLPPLVFAAYQLAFRYKENSSLDDKWEKKCQKIFSFAHQTISALIKAELAELPLRLFLQGALAAGEIGFENHETVAYEFMSQAFSLYEDEISDSKAQLAAITLIIGTFERMRCFSEENHEPLRTQCALAASKLLKKPDQCRAVSICAHLFWSGRSTEKNGEEIRDGKRVMECLKKALKIANQCMDPSLQVQLFIEILNRYICFYERENDAVTVQVLNQLIQKIREDLPNLEASEETEQINKHFHNTLEHLRLQRESPESEGPAYEGLVL; encoded by the exons ATG CCAACCACACAGCAGTCTCCCCAGGATGAACAGGAGAAGCTTCTCGATGAAGCTGTGCAGGCTGTCAAGGTCCAGTCCTTCCAGATGAAACGATGCCTG GACAAGAACAAGCTGATGGATGCTCTGAAGCACGCCTCTAACATGCTGGGTGAGCTGAGGACCTCCATGCTTTCTCCAAAGAGCTACTACGAGCTCT ATATGGCTATATCTGACGAACTCCACTACCTAGAAGTTTATCTGACTGATGAGTTTGCCAAAGGACGCAAGGTGGCAGATCTCTATGAGCTGGTCCAGTATGCAGGCAACATCATCCCCAGACT CTATCTGCTAATCACAGTGGGTGTGGTATACGTTCGCTCCTTCCCCCAGTCTCGTAAGGACATTCTTAAGGACCTGGTTGAGATGTGTCGTGGTGTCCAGCACCCACTCAGGGGCCTCTTCCTCAGAAACTACCTGTTGCAGTGCACCCGCAACATACTGCCAGATGATGGAGAGCAGCCGGA GGGAACAGAGGAGATGACCGGTGATATCAATGACTCCATCGACTTTGTCCTTCTGAACTTTGCCGAAATGAACAAGTTATGGGTTCGAATGCAGCATCAGGGTCACAGCCGAGAcagggagaagagagaaaaggaacGACAAGAGCTCAGGATTCTGGTGGGCACCAACCTAGTTCGCCTCAGCCAGCTGGAGGGTGTCAATGTGGACAAGTACAAACag ATTGTTCTTTCAGGAGTGCTGGAGCAGGTTGTCAACTGCAGAGACTCGTTGGCTCAGGAGTATCTAATGGAGTGCATCATTCAG GTTTTCCCAGATGAGTTCCACCTTCAGACCCTGAACCCTTTCCTACGTTCCTGTGCTGAGCTCCATCAACATGTCAATGTCAAGAACATCATCATTGCCCTCATCGACAG actcGCTCTGTTTGCTCATCGAGAAGATGGCCCTGGTATTCCATCTGAGATCAAACTGTTTGACATCTTCTCTCAGCAAGTGGCCACTGTTATTCAA TCTCGCCAGGACATGCCATCAGAGGACGTAGTCTCTTTGCAGGTCTCTCTCATCAACTTGGCCATTAAATGCTACCCTGACCGTGTGGACTACGTAGATAAGGTCCTGGAGAGCACTGTGGAGATATTCAACAAGCTCAACTTGGAACA CATAGCAACCAGCAGCGCAGTGTCAAAGGAACTAACCCGACTGTTGAAGATCCCAGTGGATACCTACAACAACATCCTGACCGTGCTGCAGCTCAAGCACTTCCCACCACTCTTTGAGTACTTTGACTACGAGTCACGCAAGAGCATGAGTTGCTATGTGCTGAGCAACACACTGGACTACAACACCACCATTCTGGAACAGGAACAG GTGGACGCCATCTTGAGCTTGGTATCCACACTGATACAGGACCAGCCAGACCAACCAGCTGATGACCCTGACCCTGAGGACTTTGCTGAGGAGCAGAGCCTTGTGGGTCGTTTCATCCATCTACTCCACTCCGAAGATCCGGATCAACAGTATCTT ATTCTGAACACAGCCCGGAAACACTTTGGTGCAGGTGGGAACCTAAGGATTCGCTACACACTCCCTCCTCTGGTGTTCGCTGCCTACCAGCTGGCCTTCAGATACAAGGAGAACTCCTCATTG GATGACAAGTGGGAAAAGAAGTGTCAGAAGATCTTTTCCTTCGCCCACCAGACCATCAGTGCACTTATCAAGGCGGAGCTTGCCGAGCTGCCTCTTCGACTCTTCCTGCAGGGGGCGTTGGCTGCAGGCGAGATTGGCTTTGAAAACCATGAGACTGTTGCTTATGAGTTCATGTCACAG GCCTTCTCTCTGTACGAGGATGAGATCAGTGACTCTAAAGCCCAGTTGGCAGCCATCACACTGATCATTGGTACCTTTGAGCGAATGCGGTGTTTCAGCGAGGAAAACCATGAGCCGCTGAGGACTCAGTGTGCGCTGGCTGCCTCCAAGCTGCTGAAGAAGCCTGACCAGTGCCGAGCCGTCAGTATCTGCGCCCATCTCTTTTGGTCAGGTCGCAGCACTGAAAAAAATGGTGAAGAG ATACGCGATGGTAAGCGGGTGATGGAGTGTCTAAAGAAAGCCCTGAAGATTGCCAACCAGTGTATGGACCCATCACTGCAAGTCCAGCTTTTCATTGAAATCCTCAACAGATACATCTGCTTCTATGAGAGAGAAAACGATGCG GTGACTGTCCAGGTATTAAACCAGCTTATCCAGAAGATCAGAGAAGACCTTCCCAACCTGGAGGCGAGTGAGGAAACGGAGCAGATCAACAAACACTTCCACAACACACTGGAGCATCTTCGCCTGCAGAGAGAATCCCCCGAGTCTGAGGGCCCTGCCTATGAGGGCCTGGTCCTTTAA